In a single window of the Nitrospirota bacterium genome:
- a CDS encoding phospho-N-acetylmuramoyl-pentapeptide-transferase: MIYHFLYSLHEYNTFFNVFRYITLRTIYAMLSALILCLIIGPYMIESLKKYQIGQYIRDEGPAHHLAKKGTPTMGGVLIIMTVLFATIAWADLKNIYVWLVLFVLVGFGAIGFIDDYLKVVKKKNDGLSGRYKFTLQIIVASVVAGVLYYLPAYSTKLSVPFLKNVHPDLGWFYILFVVFIIVGTSNAVNLTDGLDGLAIGPVIVSTLVFIIITYAAGHVKIANYLLIPFINGSGELAVLCGSVFGASLGFLWFNTYPASVFMGDVGSLPLGALLGSVAVISKNELLLVIVGGIFVLETVSVITQVASYKINKKRIFLMAPLHHHYELKGWQEPKIIVRFWIISIILGLVALSTLKLR; the protein is encoded by the coding sequence ATGATTTATCATTTTTTATATTCACTGCATGAGTACAATACGTTTTTCAATGTCTTCAGGTATATTACCCTGCGGACTATTTATGCAATGCTGTCTGCATTGATATTATGCCTTATTATAGGACCATACATGATAGAGTCTCTTAAAAAATATCAGATTGGGCAATATATAAGGGATGAAGGGCCGGCTCATCACCTTGCAAAGAAAGGGACTCCTACGATGGGCGGTGTGCTTATAATAATGACGGTTCTGTTTGCAACGATTGCATGGGCAGATCTGAAAAATATATACGTATGGCTTGTATTATTTGTGCTTGTAGGTTTTGGGGCGATAGGATTTATTGATGATTACCTGAAGGTAGTAAAAAAAAAGAACGACGGTCTTTCCGGCAGATACAAGTTTACATTACAGATAATTGTTGCCTCAGTGGTAGCCGGTGTACTATACTATCTGCCTGCGTATTCCACAAAGTTAAGTGTTCCTTTTCTGAAAAATGTTCATCCTGACCTCGGATGGTTCTATATACTGTTTGTGGTTTTTATTATAGTCGGGACATCAAATGCAGTAAACCTGACAGACGGTCTGGACGGCCTGGCCATAGGCCCTGTAATTGTTTCAACACTTGTATTTATTATTATTACTTATGCAGCAGGACATGTAAAGATTGCAAACTATCTTCTTATACCGTTCATTAACGGTTCAGGAGAACTTGCAGTATTATGCGGCTCAGTATTCGGGGCAAGTCTAGGATTTCTGTGGTTTAACACATATCCGGCATCTGTATTTATGGGAGACGTCGGCTCTTTACCGCTTGGCGCCTTATTAGGCTCTGTTGCAGTAATATCCAAGAATGAATTATTACTGGTAATAGTTGGAGGCATATTTGTACTTGAGACTGTATCAGTAATAACTCAGGTTGCCTCTTATAAAATAAATAAGAAGAGGATATTCTTAATGGCTCCCCTGCATCATCACTATGAATTAAAAGGATGGCAGGAACCAAAGATAATTGTAAGATTCTGGATTATATCAATAATACTTGGGCTGGTGGCGCTGAGTACGTTGAAGCTGAGGTGA
- a CDS encoding UDP-N-acetylmuramoyl-tripeptide--D-alanyl-D-alanine ligase: MGFFQVRMLTIEEIIKATAGRLHSGEGKQSVSGVSIDSRTMKEGDLFFAIKGDKFDGHDFLSDVIKKGASCLVVQEGHLMTDSLISGAYTNRAVIIVKDTINALQETAGYYRDKFTIPIIGITGSNGKTTTKEMLWNILSCSRSVLKNEGNLNNHIGVPLTLFKLNPSHQMAVIEMGISDKGELTRLCHITKPTSAVITNIGPSHLEKLGRIENVAEAKGEILDFIKPDGVSILNMDDTFFDVFKAKSAGKIVSFGMSSSSDVYTEYTDNSPNFKSLDNTTFTLICPLGKTEIKLNVIGTHNLYNALCAAAAAYGLGAKLDDIKQGLERFTPVKMRSTLEKVGGIFIINDTYNANPASMVAAIDMLKNIKEGKQKFVVLGDMLELGENTERAHQDLGKYIGNAGIDGLIAVGELAAYIADGAAAAGMSENRILTFNDYAETLDRIRQWLNRGDVLLVKGSRGMKMERIVEGLKETLN; encoded by the coding sequence ATGGGGTTTTTCCAGGTAAGAATGTTAACTATTGAAGAAATAATAAAGGCAACCGCCGGGAGATTACATTCAGGAGAAGGGAAGCAATCCGTCTCAGGTGTGTCAATAGATTCCCGTACTATGAAAGAGGGTGACTTATTCTTTGCCATCAAGGGGGATAAGTTTGACGGCCACGACTTCTTGAGCGATGTGATAAAGAAGGGTGCCTCATGCCTTGTAGTTCAGGAAGGACACCTGATGACTGATTCCCTCATCTCAGGGGCATACACAAACAGGGCTGTAATCATTGTTAAGGATACGATTAATGCACTACAGGAAACAGCAGGATATTACAGGGATAAATTTACTATTCCTATAATCGGGATTACAGGCAGCAACGGTAAGACAACAACAAAGGAGATGTTGTGGAATATACTTAGCTGCAGCAGGTCTGTTTTAAAAAATGAGGGGAACCTGAATAATCACATTGGTGTTCCACTGACACTTTTCAAACTCAATCCATCACATCAGATGGCTGTAATTGAAATGGGTATCAGTGACAAAGGTGAACTTACGCGGCTGTGTCATATTACGAAACCGACATCTGCTGTAATTACTAATATAGGCCCGAGCCATCTTGAAAAGCTTGGAAGAATAGAAAATGTTGCTGAGGCAAAGGGAGAGATACTCGATTTTATAAAACCTGACGGGGTGAGTATATTAAACATGGACGATACATTCTTTGATGTTTTTAAGGCAAAGTCTGCAGGTAAGATAGTAAGTTTCGGCATGTCCTCATCCTCGGATGTCTACACGGAATACACAGATAATTCCCCGAACTTTAAATCACTGGATAATACTACTTTTACGTTGATATGCCCTCTGGGAAAAACTGAGATTAAGCTGAATGTAATCGGCACACACAATCTTTATAATGCACTATGTGCTGCTGCTGCTGCTTATGGACTTGGGGCAAAGCTTGATGACATAAAACAAGGGCTTGAAAGATTTACCCCGGTAAAGATGAGAAGCACTTTAGAAAAGGTCGGCGGGATATTTATTATAAACGATACCTATAATGCAAACCCCGCATCAATGGTAGCCGCCATAGATATGCTAAAGAATATCAAAGAGGGAAAACAGAAGTTTGTGGTGCTTGGGGATATGCTTGAACTCGGAGAGAATACTGAAAGGGCACATCAGGACCTCGGTAAATATATAGGTAACGCAGGCATTGATGGTTTAATCGCTGTTGGAGAACTTGCCGCATATATTGCAGACGGCGCAGCAGCAGCAGGCATGAGCGAGAACAGGATACTCACATTCAATGATTATGCAGAGACCCTTGACAGGATAAGGCAATGGTTGAACAGAGGAGATGTCCTGCTGGTCAAAGGCTCAAGAGGGATGAAGATGGAAAGGATTGTTGAAGGCTTAAAAGAGACTCTGAATTGA
- a CDS encoding UDP-N-acetylmuramoyl-L-alanyl-D-glutamate--2,6-diaminopimelate ligase translates to MLKLPELIKGIEIKTITGDINIDITSVTCDSRTVSAGTLFVAIKGFQTDGHKYINDVINKGAAALVIEDTYAGPVRNISIPVLTVSDSREAISRIAINYYRTPSNNLKIIGVTGTNGKTTTTHLIKSIMEASGYKTGLIGTVSYSTGNTVASASHTTPEALEFQKLLRDMADNGCRFAVSEVSSHALSLKRVYGTEFEVAVFTNLTQDHLDFHSDMEDYFMAKAALFSGMGTDKRAVINIDDPYGKRLTGMIKCPFFSYGINTDADIKAESINLTMDGIEFDAITPAGIIPIKSGLVGIYNVYNILAAIGAAISCNILPEKIVSGIHSLSSVTGRFEKLDSGMGFYAVVDYAHTENALRLLLEAAAQFTPGRIITVFGCGGDRDRGKRPLMGKAAIELSDYVIVTSDNPRTEDPLKIIEEIETGINDTINAGSQRASAYKIIPDRRSAIGEAVNKAEKGDLVVIAGKGHENYQIVGNKKIHFDDREEALAAMRQSKK, encoded by the coding sequence CTGTTGAAGTTACCGGAATTAATAAAAGGTATAGAAATCAAAACCATAACAGGTGATATTAATATAGACATAACCTCTGTCACCTGTGATTCCAGAACGGTGTCCGCCGGTACCCTGTTTGTTGCTATCAAGGGCTTTCAGACTGACGGACATAAGTACATTAACGACGTGATAAATAAAGGGGCAGCGGCCCTGGTCATAGAAGATACTTATGCCGGCCCTGTTAGAAATATTTCCATACCGGTACTGACTGTCTCCGACAGCAGGGAGGCAATTTCCCGGATTGCGATTAATTATTATAGGACACCATCAAACAACCTGAAAATAATCGGGGTTACAGGGACTAATGGTAAAACAACCACCACACACCTGATTAAATCAATTATGGAAGCATCAGGTTATAAGACAGGTCTTATAGGAACGGTTTCCTACTCAACAGGTAATACAGTTGCCTCTGCAAGCCATACTACACCTGAGGCATTGGAATTCCAGAAGCTGCTGAGGGATATGGCAGACAATGGCTGCAGGTTTGCTGTGTCAGAGGTTTCTTCTCATGCATTATCCTTAAAGCGGGTTTATGGAACTGAATTTGAAGTTGCGGTATTTACTAACCTGACGCAGGACCATCTTGATTTTCACTCGGATATGGAAGATTATTTTATGGCAAAGGCGGCTTTATTTTCAGGTATGGGGACAGATAAAAGGGCTGTTATAAACATAGATGACCCTTATGGAAAGCGGTTGACAGGCATGATTAAATGTCCTTTCTTCTCTTATGGGATCAATACTGATGCTGACATTAAGGCTGAAAGTATTAACCTCACAATGGACGGCATAGAATTCGATGCCATAACACCGGCAGGTATAATCCCAATTAAATCGGGGCTTGTCGGGATATACAATGTTTATAATATCCTTGCTGCAATCGGGGCTGCTATCTCATGCAATATTCTTCCGGAAAAGATTGTATCAGGCATACACTCTCTTTCCTCTGTAACAGGCAGGTTTGAAAAACTGGACAGCGGGATGGGATTTTATGCTGTAGTTGATTATGCACATACAGAGAATGCACTGAGATTACTACTTGAGGCAGCCGCCCAATTTACACCCGGCAGGATAATTACAGTATTCGGGTGCGGCGGGGACAGGGACAGGGGAAAAAGACCCTTGATGGGAAAGGCCGCCATAGAACTGAGCGATTATGTAATCGTAACCTCCGACAACCCGCGCACAGAAGACCCTCTGAAGATTATAGAGGAGATAGAGACCGGAATTAATGATACAATAAATGCCGGTAGTCAGAGGGCATCAGCATACAAAATAATCCCGGACAGAAGGTCTGCAATAGGAGAGGCTGTCAATAAAGCAGAAAAGGGCGACCTCGTGGTTATCGCAGGAAAGGGCCATGAGAACTACCAGATTGTTGGAAATAAAAAGATACATTTTGATGACAGAGAAGAGGCCCTTGCAGCGATGAGGCAGAGCAAGAAGTAA
- a CDS encoding penicillin-binding protein 2, whose protein sequence is MRQINEDKFARIKWRRFSIIAGAILLGFFAVIVRLAWLQLYEGEALALKADRQHRSQIDVEGKRGVIYDRAMRELAVNLDMPSVYGVPAAIENPALLAKKISAEVEMDTQTLVKKLDNNRQFVWLRRRMPPDVINKIEEMNLKGIGIMPETKRFYPKRELSGHIIGFTDIDNNGIEGVEKYYEKYLRGRKGSIVLERDARRRAVLENTIREPQKGNDLILTMDEVIQHAMEKELVAGVTEHNAAGGVGIVMNPYTGEILAMSVYPRFNPNDPEEYKSGQWRNRAITDVYEPGSTFKLVVASAALEEGVLSPNEIVHDGSGSLSYGGGTIHDPHPTGRAMTFKEVIAHSSNVGTAKIGIRLGKDRLYKYAKAFGFGDKTGIDLPGEVRGIIRDPSTWSGRSLVTVSIGQEVGITPIQLITAISAIANGGWLVRPHIVSGIIDNHGNTGTIKPEIIRRVISNTASKKMTDMLKEVVGPDGTGKLADLTGFSVAGKTGTAQKIDPATGRYSSNRFISSFVGFVPAEAPEIAILVIIDEPKGVAWGGSVAAPVFKKVAEQSLEYLHIEPEKREKITIMAENGEQK, encoded by the coding sequence TTGAGACAAATTAATGAAGATAAATTTGCAAGGATCAAATGGAGACGGTTCAGCATAATTGCAGGGGCCATATTACTTGGTTTCTTTGCTGTAATTGTCAGGCTGGCATGGTTACAACTTTATGAAGGTGAAGCCCTTGCATTGAAGGCCGATCGCCAGCATCGTTCGCAAATTGATGTTGAAGGGAAGAGGGGTGTAATTTATGATAGGGCAATGCGGGAATTGGCTGTAAATCTCGATATGCCGTCTGTCTACGGAGTACCGGCTGCTATTGAAAATCCCGCACTATTAGCAAAAAAGATTTCTGCAGAGGTTGAAATGGATACCCAGACACTCGTAAAAAAATTAGATAATAACAGGCAGTTTGTCTGGTTAAGGAGGCGAATGCCCCCTGATGTAATTAATAAGATTGAAGAGATGAATCTTAAAGGTATTGGTATTATGCCGGAGACCAAAAGGTTCTATCCCAAGCGTGAACTTTCAGGGCATATTATCGGTTTTACTGATATAGATAACAATGGTATCGAAGGTGTAGAAAAATATTATGAGAAATATCTCCGCGGCAGAAAGGGTTCAATAGTTTTAGAAAGGGATGCACGGAGGAGGGCTGTTTTAGAGAATACCATCAGGGAGCCGCAGAAGGGCAATGACCTTATTCTTACTATGGATGAGGTAATTCAACATGCAATGGAAAAAGAGCTTGTTGCAGGAGTTACGGAACATAATGCCGCAGGAGGCGTGGGCATTGTGATGAATCCTTACACAGGTGAAATCCTTGCCATGTCTGTGTACCCCCGTTTTAATCCGAATGACCCTGAAGAATACAAATCAGGACAGTGGCGAAACAGGGCTATTACAGATGTTTATGAACCTGGTTCAACCTTCAAGCTCGTTGTGGCATCGGCTGCACTCGAAGAAGGAGTGCTTTCACCCAATGAAATCGTCCATGATGGAAGCGGAAGCCTTTCTTACGGAGGCGGGACAATACACGACCCGCACCCGACAGGACGGGCTATGACATTTAAAGAGGTTATTGCACATTCCAGTAACGTAGGAACAGCCAAAATAGGGATCAGGCTTGGGAAAGACAGGCTTTATAAATATGCAAAGGCATTCGGATTCGGGGATAAGACCGGCATAGACCTTCCCGGAGAGGTAAGAGGTATCATAAGAGATCCTTCAACATGGTCAGGGCGTTCCCTTGTTACTGTATCCATTGGCCAGGAGGTCGGTATAACCCCGATTCAACTTATTACTGCCATATCTGCAATCGCCAATGGCGGATGGCTTGTGAGGCCGCATATTGTATCCGGAATAATAGACAACCACGGAAATACAGGAACCATAAAACCTGAGATTATCAGAAGGGTGATTTCCAATACAGCAAGTAAAAAAATGACGGATATGCTGAAAGAAGTAGTCGGTCCTGACGGCACTGGAAAACTTGCAGACTTAACCGGCTTCTCTGTTGCAGGCAAGACAGGGACCGCCCAGAAGATAGACCCTGCCACCGGCAGGTATTCAAGTAACCGTTTTATTAGTTCCTTTGTGGGGTTTGTCCCTGCAGAGGCACCGGAGATAGCAATCCTCGTTATTATAGATGAGCCTAAGGGTGTTGCATGGGGAGGCAGTGTAGCAGCCCCGGTATTTAAAAAAGTCGCAGAACAGTCACTCGAATACCTGCACATAGAGCCGGAGAAACGGGAAAAGATAACGATAATGGCGGAGAATGGGGAGCAGAAGTAA
- the ftsL gene encoding cell division protein FtsL: protein MRLISRFLVLIIIVLAVYTFQRSYVMRMGYELESLKKEKKHLEQIHNSLLIEKAALTSMERIEKIATSYLEMKMPADNQIVLVMDEESNKAATAQAKADTQENVTLSQVKMDKYSKQ, encoded by the coding sequence ATGCGGCTAATTTCACGTTTTCTGGTTTTAATCATTATTGTACTGGCTGTTTACACGTTTCAGCGGTCGTATGTTATGAGGATGGGTTATGAACTTGAGTCATTAAAGAAGGAGAAGAAGCACCTTGAACAGATACACAACAGCCTTTTAATAGAAAAGGCAGCACTGACATCTATGGAGAGGATAGAAAAAATAGCAACATCCTATCTTGAAATGAAGATGCCGGCGGATAATCAGATTGTACTGGTTATGGATGAAGAAAGTAATAAGGCCGCTACGGCCCAAGCTAAAGCAGATACTCAGGAAAATGTTACCCTCTCTCAGGTGAAGATGGATAAGTATAGTAAGCAGTGA
- the rsmH gene encoding 16S rRNA (cytosine(1402)-N(4))-methyltransferase RsmH translates to MDEPKHTPVLLNEVKDFLRCSRPGIYVDFTVGAGGHAKEILASSPENRLIGFDWDEQAIEIASENLQAFSNRVTLVHEGFPSFKATLENSGISEVDGMVFDLGLSSIQIDSQERGFSFREDSPLDMRMDRRMNTTAADLVNNLNAEKLIKIITVYGEERYARNIVHALIRERDKEAITSTSKLADIVRSAVPPSYRFGRIHPATKTFQALRIAVNNELEGLDKIIRDAVGYLKSGGRICIISFHSLEDRIVKNTFRNLEKPCICPPRIPYCVCGMKSKLSILTRKPVVPSDAEIAANPRSRSAKLRVAEKI, encoded by the coding sequence GTGGATGAACCAAAGCACACACCTGTTTTATTAAATGAAGTAAAAGATTTTTTACGATGCAGCCGCCCGGGGATATATGTTGATTTTACTGTCGGTGCAGGCGGTCATGCAAAAGAAATACTGGCGTCTTCTCCGGAAAACAGGCTGATTGGTTTTGACTGGGATGAGCAGGCGATTGAAATAGCCTCAGAGAATCTACAAGCATTTTCCAACAGAGTAACTCTGGTGCATGAAGGTTTTCCCTCTTTTAAGGCAACATTAGAAAATTCAGGCATTAGTGAGGTGGATGGAATGGTGTTTGATCTGGGGCTTTCCTCGATTCAGATTGATTCGCAGGAAAGGGGCTTTAGTTTCAGAGAGGATAGTCCGCTCGACATGCGCATGGACAGGAGGATGAATACCACTGCGGCTGACCTCGTAAATAATCTTAATGCTGAGAAGCTCATAAAAATCATAACGGTCTATGGGGAAGAACGATATGCAAGGAATATTGTTCATGCCCTCATTCGCGAAAGGGATAAGGAGGCCATTACTTCTACTTCAAAGTTAGCAGATATTGTCCGGTCAGCAGTACCCCCGTCTTACAGATTCGGGAGGATTCACCCTGCAACAAAGACATTCCAGGCATTGAGGATAGCTGTAAACAATGAACTGGAAGGATTGGATAAAATTATCAGGGATGCTGTGGGTTATCTTAAATCAGGCGGCAGGATATGTATTATCTCTTTTCATTCTCTTGAGGACAGGATTGTAAAAAATACATTCAGGAATTTGGAAAAACCATGTATCTGTCCCCCGCGTATCCCTTACTGCGTTTGCGGGATGAAGAGCAAGTTAAGTATCCTAACGCGTAAACCTGTTGTTCCCTCTGATGCAGAAATTGCGGCTAATCCAAGGTCAAGAAGTGCAAAGCTGAGGGTAGCGGAGAAGATCTAA
- the mraZ gene encoding division/cell wall cluster transcriptional repressor MraZ: MFRGSFQHTIDSKGRLSIPARFREILVVEHEGRLILTNELTDKCIVAYTPAGWADLEAKIQKASSQDAVVKAFSRYFFSSAEDCSLDNQGRILIPPRLREYASLNKEVLITGGPNGKIEIWNPQLWEQTMTAFDPKSIANRLAELGI; the protein is encoded by the coding sequence ATGTTTCGTGGGAGCTTTCAACATACAATTGACTCAAAAGGCCGGCTCAGTATTCCAGCCAGGTTCAGGGAGATCCTTGTTGTAGAACATGAGGGCCGGTTAATACTGACAAATGAGCTTACTGATAAATGTATTGTTGCGTATACACCGGCTGGTTGGGCAGACCTTGAAGCAAAGATCCAGAAGGCATCATCACAGGATGCGGTTGTTAAGGCATTCAGCAGATATTTTTTTTCCTCAGCAGAAGATTGTTCATTAGACAATCAGGGCAGGATACTTATACCACCGAGGCTGAGGGAATATGCCTCTCTGAATAAAGAGGTGCTTATTACAGGCGGCCCAAACGGCAAAATAGAAATCTGGAATCCACAGCTATGGGAACAGACCATGACCGCCTTTGATCCTAAGAGTATTGCAAATAGGCTGGCAGAGCTGGGAATTTAG
- the guaB gene encoding IMP dehydrogenase, whose amino-acid sequence MLNQDMEEGLTFDDVILIPMRADIHPKDVDPSTQFTKNIRLNIPIVSAAMDTVTEARLAIAMAREGGMGIIHRALPPEKQALEVEMVKKSESGMIMRPITISPDKKLYEALEIMKSYRISGIPVTEAGRLVGILTNRDIRFEKRLDLKVSEIMTKENLITASVGIALEDAKDILQKNKIEKLPVVDENFHLKGLITIKDIEKKIQYPNTCSDQMGRLRVGAAVGVGDEERKRVEALVNVGVDVIVVDTAHGHSYRVLEMVEYIKKTHPDMNIVAGNIATADAAKDLITAGVDGVKVGVGPGSICTTRVVSGAGMPQLTAISRVSEIAKRYGIPVIADGGIKYSGDISKAIAAGADVVMLGGLFAGTEESPGEVVLLQGRSYKVYRGMGSLGAMERGGRDRYFQEGEKNEKKLVPEGIEGRVPFKGTLSAVLYQLVGGLRAGMGYSGCSNIPEMKEKARFIRVTSAGYREGHVHDVIITKEAPNYHLEGEV is encoded by the coding sequence ATGTTAAATCAAGACATGGAAGAAGGGTTGACATTTGACGATGTAATACTGATTCCAATGAGGGCGGACATACATCCCAAGGACGTTGACCCAAGTACTCAGTTCACAAAAAACATCAGGCTGAATATACCTATAGTTAGCGCTGCTATGGATACGGTGACTGAGGCAAGGCTTGCAATTGCTATGGCACGGGAAGGCGGTATGGGGATAATACACCGTGCACTGCCTCCTGAAAAACAGGCATTGGAAGTAGAGATGGTAAAGAAGTCAGAGAGCGGCATGATAATGCGGCCTATTACAATCTCTCCTGATAAAAAGTTATATGAAGCCCTTGAGATAATGAAGAGCTATAGGATTTCAGGTATACCTGTGACTGAGGCAGGGAGACTAGTCGGGATACTTACTAACAGGGACATCCGGTTTGAGAAGCGGCTTGACCTCAAAGTATCTGAGATTATGACAAAGGAAAATCTGATTACTGCTTCTGTCGGTATTGCACTCGAAGATGCTAAAGATATACTACAGAAAAACAAGATAGAAAAACTGCCGGTAGTAGATGAGAACTTTCATCTTAAAGGTCTTATCACTATAAAGGATATAGAAAAAAAGATTCAGTATCCCAACACCTGCTCTGACCAGATGGGACGCTTGAGAGTCGGCGCTGCTGTGGGAGTTGGAGACGAGGAGAGAAAGAGGGTTGAGGCCCTTGTAAATGTTGGGGTTGATGTGATTGTTGTGGATACAGCACACGGCCATTCTTACCGTGTACTTGAGATGGTTGAGTATATTAAGAAGACTCATCCTGACATGAATATCGTAGCCGGAAATATTGCCACTGCTGATGCTGCAAAGGACCTTATAACTGCCGGAGTTGACGGGGTAAAAGTAGGCGTCGGCCCGGGTTCGATATGCACAACAAGGGTTGTGTCGGGTGCCGGGATGCCTCAGCTTACAGCAATATCAAGGGTCTCAGAGATTGCAAAAAGATACGGCATACCTGTTATTGCTGACGGCGGTATTAAATATTCAGGCGATATCTCAAAGGCAATAGCCGCTGGGGCTGATGTGGTGATGTTAGGCGGACTCTTTGCAGGGACAGAGGAAAGCCCCGGAGAGGTAGTGCTTCTGCAGGGAAGAAGTTATAAGGTCTATCGAGGAATGGGTTCATTAGGTGCAATGGAGAGGGGCGGCAGGGACAGATACTTCCAAGAAGGTGAGAAGAATGAAAAGAAACTCGTTCCGGAAGGTATTGAAGGAAGGGTACCGTTTAAGGGAACTCTCTCTGCTGTGCTGTATCAGCTCGTCGGCGGACTAAGAGCCGGCATGGGCTACTCCGGATGCAGCAATATACCGGAGATGAAGGAAAAGGCACGATTCATACGTGTTACATCCGCGGGATACAGAGAAGGCCATGTGCATGATGTGATAATTACAAAAGAAGCCCCTAATTATCATCTGGAAGGGGAAGTTTAG
- a CDS encoding VOC family protein, with translation MRVNDMEETIRFYVDVLGLEVVERRRSPRGSELAFLRVPNSDELIELCSFTGSGRVEVQEDLIHLAFEVDDLDETIAGLRQKGVKITDGPTVTSSGSRFCFIDAPDRYEIELIERH, from the coding sequence ATGCGGGTGAATGATATGGAAGAGACTATAAGGTTTTATGTGGATGTACTTGGATTGGAAGTAGTAGAGCGGAGACGCTCGCCCCGCGGGTCGGAACTGGCATTTCTCAGGGTTCCGAACAGTGACGAGCTGATTGAACTATGTTCTTTTACTGGAAGCGGCAGGGTGGAGGTGCAGGAAGACCTGATACACCTTGCATTTGAGGTAGATGACCTTGACGAGACCATAGCGGGACTTCGTCAGAAAGGGGTTAAGATTACTGACGGCCCCACAGTTACTTCATCCGGCAGCCGCTTCTGCTTTATTGATGCCCCTGACAGGTATGAGATTGAATTGATTGAGAGGCATTAA
- a CDS encoding PEP-CTERM sorting domain-containing protein, with protein sequence MCKIKLHSSLSILRNVFVFLFLIITVFQARSVYAFTIDIITFNPSLFEVSINYIQESDQNKVYTVDPEHGTVTFGDGEPGDRLPVDSGGIIGSYSRGGGASGNVPDGIFNTYMIPPDFSPFPLPESFFSVYHNGKTDFSFVLSGLSSIELKITGSSMWITNVTPAPEPATFILMLAGLACMAFFVHIRHIRRI encoded by the coding sequence ATGTGTAAAATAAAACTTCATTCATCACTCTCCATCCTAAGAAACGTTTTTGTATTCTTGTTTCTAATAATCACAGTATTTCAAGCAAGATCCGTCTATGCTTTTACAATAGATATAATCACATTTAATCCCTCTCTTTTCGAAGTCAGTATCAATTATATTCAAGAAAGTGATCAGAATAAGGTCTATACTGTGGATCCTGAACATGGGACAGTAACATTCGGTGATGGTGAGCCTGGGGATAGACTTCCTGTAGATTCCGGTGGAATAATAGGATCATATAGTCGTGGCGGGGGTGCATCCGGTAACGTGCCGGATGGGATTTTTAATACATACATGATTCCACCCGATTTTTCTCCTTTTCCATTACCGGAGTCTTTTTTCTCAGTCTATCATAACGGTAAAACAGACTTTAGCTTCGTTCTTTCAGGCCTTTCATCTATAGAACTTAAAATTACAGGTAGCAGCATGTGGATTACTAATGTGACGCCTGCGCCTGAACCGGCAACCTTCATACTGATGCTCGCAGGTCTCGCCTGCATGGCGTTCTTCGTGCACATTAGGCACATTAGGAGAATATGA
- a CDS encoding NgoFVII family restriction endonuclease, translating to MLFTENLEEIIFQRHELFQTDELIALSGYVGPKPIQRLQTLPFHSKVIYGMYGAEGLEGISLQRPAKLDYG from the coding sequence ATGCTATTTACTGAAAATTTAGAAGAAATTATTTTTCAAAGACACGAACTGTTTCAAACAGATGAGCTAATTGCCTTATCGGGATACGTTGGGCCAAAACCAATTCAGAGACTTCAAACTCTTCCATTTCATTCTAAGGTAATTTATGGTATGTATGGTGCAGAAGGATTGGAAGGCATATCCTTGCAAAGACCGGCAAAGCTCGACTATGGGTAA